One window from the genome of Leishmania panamensis strain MHOM/PA/94/PSC-1 chromosome 13 sequence encodes:
- a CDS encoding hypothetical protein (TriTrypDB/GeneDB-style sysID: LpmP.13.0490) produces MFAPTPIMRLMRDRAATRCTRFHPLFRLPPKPSARRSHSTTAADAAAKTKLTSPGAPLSHVFEPLTTSGAASSFSSVSPSAIVLHTSYASFPAANEVGHDVSRSSGAGAGDGFTTADHFITTPSYTVTDVAAFEQLIAEALRLSQVTLEVAATADSPPAPSPFSPVSAASAPQGGARQASSTLIADHTVRELQVLLAEAEHTLSPSLARKATIDKFVYGVYLPLLRYGVFVILVTQLVVYFHWIFFVFDWNLVEPTTYFLSYTGVFCSLVYHYHRCGEDGFTWRNTLQHLANRKAEKTYAKQQLDVAGMAQLQRRIALIKRELARMSV; encoded by the coding sequence atgTTTGCGCCCACCCCCATTATGCGCCTCATGCGCGACCGCGCAGCTACGCGCTGCACACGGTTTCACCCTCTATTCCGATTGCCGCCGAAACCTTCCGCTCGGCGGAGCCacagcaccactgcggctgatgcagcagcaaagaCAAAACTGACTTCTCCTGGTGCTCCTCTCAGCCATGTCTTCGAGCCCCTCACCACATCCGGagcagcctcctccttctcaTCGGTGTCACCCTCAGCCATCGTCCTTCACACATCCTACGCGTCGTTTCCAGCCGCCAACGAGGTGGGGCATGACgtgagccgcagcagtggcgcggGCGCAGGCGATGGGTTTACTACGGCTGACCACTTTATCACAACACCGTCGTACACCGTGACGGACGTTGCTGCTTTCGAGCAGCTCAttgcggaggcgctgcgtctctctcaGGTGACACTGGAGGTGGCCGCGACAGCAGACTCGCCACCTGCGCCCTCACCATTTTCTCCGGTCTCAGCGGCGTCTGCTCCTCAGGGAGGTGCTCGCCaggcctcctccacactcATTGCGGACCACACGGTCCGAGAGCTGCAGGTTCTCCTCGCTGAGGCGGAGcacactctctccccctccctggCACGCAAGGCCACGATCGACAAGTTCGTCTACGGTGTGTATCTGCCGTTGCTCCGGTATGGCGTCTTCGTGATTCTCGTCACCCAGCTCGTTGTGTACTTCCACTGGATCTTCTTCGTGTTTGACTGGAATTTGGTGGAGCCGACCACGTACTTTCTTTCCTACACGGGCGTCTTCTGTAGTTTGGTGTACcactaccaccgctgcggcgagGACGGGTTTACCTGGAGGAACACACTTCAGCACCTCGCCAATCGCAAAGCGGAAAAGACGTACGCGAAACAGCAACTGGACGTGGCTGGcatggcacagctgcagcgacgcattGCGCTGATTAAAAGAGAACTGGCTCGCATGTCTGTCTAG
- a CDS encoding 60S ribosomal protein L18, putative (TriTrypDB/GeneDB-style sysID: LpmP.13.0450), protein MGVDLTGISKKSRVVRHHTYSTNPYIKLLIKLYKFLAKRTSSGFNKVVYQRLIKSRSNRAPISLSRVAVVMKRKAVFTAKCKKAPIAVVVGDVLDDVRMARIPAMRVCALRFSKNARQSIVAAGGECLTFDQLAMIAPTGKNTYLMRGRKSGRESVRHFGASGVPGSHSKPYATNRGKETKRGRRPGQSYKRKAFRHV, encoded by the coding sequence ATGGGCGTCGATCTGACTGGTATCTCCAAGAAGAGTCGTGTGGTTCGCCACCACACGTACTCAACGAACCCCTACATCAAGTTGCTGATCAAGCTGTACAAGTTCCTCGCGAAGCGCACAAGCTCTGGCTTCAACAAGGTTGTGTACCAGCGCCTGATCAAGAGCCGTAGCAACCGAGCCCCGATCTCGCTGAGCCGTGTTGCCGTCGTCATGAAGCGCAAGGCTGTCTTCACCGCAAAGTGCAAGAAGGCCCCGATTGCCGTCGTGGTCGGCGATGTGCTGGATGATGTACGCATGGCCCGTATCCCCGCGATGCGCGTCTGCGCCCTGCGCTTTTCCAAGAACGCGCGCCAGagcatcgtcgccgccggtggTGAGTGCCTCACTTTCGACCAGCTCGCCATGATTGCTCCGACTGGCAAGAACACGTACCTCATGCGTGGCCGCAAGTCTGGCCGTGAGTCTGTGCGCCACTTCGGCGCCTCTGGCGTACCTGGCAGCCACTCGAAGCCGTACGCGACCAACCGTGGCAAGGAGACGaagcgcggccgccgcccGGGTCAGTCGTACAAGCGCAAGGCCTTCCGTCACGTCTAA
- a CDS encoding hypothetical protein (TriTrypDB/GeneDB-style sysID: LpmP.13.0430) — protein MQTPEGTNTSANPAPILNNKSIGRSVSYDEIYRAAKCSVLTDFYREKRYLDRRRRIAESGEDVQVIPVGSGDGAISPALVRPSTSRLLKEHSSASWSVFFYQSGVYGLTGISSICTAVALYLGIYQNRLVLPVVPMGVAVTWRLWGVLENVWNEQRYINNAAKMREERQGNPMHAVVKRRRKLDATTKEESPAAELME, from the coding sequence ATGCAGACGCCAGAGGGCACCAACACGAGCGCCAATCCGGCCCCCATCCTCAACAATAAGTCGATTGGGCGAAGCGTTTCGTACGATGAAATTTACAGGGCCGCCAAGTGCAGCGTGCTAACGGACTTCTATCGCGAGAAGCGCTATCTTgatcggcgccgccgcatcgcggagagcggcgaggacgTGCAGGTGATCCCCGTAGGCTCCGGCGATGGCGCGATCTCGCCGGCACTGGTGCGGCCGAGCACCTCGCGCCTGCTGAaggagcacagcagcgcctcatGGAGTGTTTTCTTCTACCAGTCTGGCGTGTACGGACTGACGGGTATCAGCTCAATTTGCACGGCAGTCGCGCTCTACCTCGGCATCTACCAGAATCGGCTTGTCCTACCCGTTGTACCCATGGGTGTTGCGGTGACGTGGCGCCTGTGGGGCGTGCTCGAAAATGTCTGGAACGAGCAGCGCTACATCAATAATGCAGCGAAGATGCgggaggagcggcagggCAACCCGATGCACGCCGTTgtgaagcggcgccgcaAGCTGGACGCGACTACAAAGGAAGAGTCACCCGCCGCAGAATTGATGGAGTAA
- a CDS encoding hypothetical protein (TriTrypDB/GeneDB-style sysID: LpmP.13.0480), producing MDVLNLISLVVDLRDYPGYATCTRATEYPGLALCEYSAATGMRYTVPLGYAASVVYFYFYHRPRLSFADRSLTKLHHYFYPSAGYSAPLGIIGGVLYGAGECAQGLTPAALEATAAREKAAALMAAEQYSQRHRAAKRRLKAEQSFLSKALVLLRLREDPVQAELARMGLGEDIIAWETLLVPQGYLWTQLHSTVHDIARYRDYGTPVVAGAAVLTSADGRVGEPSDAAHTPCSSSFTFLSPSRVYFTKPQVDAVVSRIGTLRVSPEDDRWMRSAGRCGAYGVLGMLLTWNSGGALFRAQMGLGLGVTIGGLASATRLDQIFTHL from the coding sequence ATGGACGTGCTTAACCTCATCTCGTTAGTCGTCGACCTCCGTGACTACCCAGGATACGCAACATGCACGCGCGCCACTGAATACCCTGGCCTCGCCCTGTGCGAGTACAGCGCGGCCACGGGCATGCGCTACACGGTGCCACTGGGCTACGCGGCGTCAGTGGTGTACTTTTATTTCTATCACCGCCcacgcctctcttttgctgACCGCTCGCTAACGAAGCTCCACCACTACTTCTACCCAAGCGCCGGCTACAGCGCACCCCTCGGCATTATTGGTGGTGTTCTGTACGGCGCGGGCGAGTGTGCACAGGGGCTGACACCGGCGGCTCTGGAggccaccgcggcgcgaGAAAAGGCGGCTGCTTTGATGGCTGCGGAGCAGTACAGTCAACGGCACCGCGCGGCAAAGAGGCGTCTGAAAGCGGAGCAGTCGTTTCTCTCCAAGGCACTTGTGTTGCTGCGACTGCGCGAGGACCCGGTGCAGGCAGAACTCGCGCGCATGGGACTCGGAGAGGACATCATAGCATGGGAGACTTTGCTCGTGCCGCAGGGGTATCTCTGGACACAGTTGCACTCCACCGTACACGATATTGCTCGGTACCGCGACTACGGGACCCCTGTTGTGGCTGGGGCTGCAGTCCTCACCTCAGCAGACGGGAGGGTTGGCGAACCTTCTGACGCTGCCCATACGCCGtgctcctcgtccttcaCTTTTTTGTCGCCTTCGAGAGTGTACTTTACGAAGCCGCAAGTGGACGCTGTCGTGAGTCGGATAGGGACGCTGCGCGTGTCACCGGAAGATGACCGCTGGATGCGTTCGGCtggtcgctgcggcgcctaCGGCGTTCTTGGCATGTTGCTCACGTGGaacagcggtggcgctctgTTTCGCGCGCAGATGGGACTGGGTCTTGGCGTGACGATTGGCGGTCTGGCGTCAGCGACGCGGCTGGATCAAATCTTCACGCACCTGTGA
- a CDS encoding hypothetical protein (TriTrypDB/GeneDB-style sysID: LpmP.13.0470) encodes MNSNDAVSSVVYRATVPSSIRAIAMDPVEPVVWVAVGDDPLAALRLSGRELIHSKSVKDIEQVHCMAVVRIAEERATTFKSDSTSPCATRTLPKAARAGKRKKGGRNSSGIRKSGKLRAGSSALLGRSLGNGGGGEADMGNPWSSDDDDDYGDDATTSASPLGHERQGVRFSNYLWCGLSRGHVAVVNMSNLEYQLIHNAHNQTINKMWYWEACNKVWTAGREKGVNVWDPQRRVVLKRRNIAAILTDATYAESTGKVFAVAGDACVRVFEPSGENVNVPKGQENRIRMKLDAWVIQYHRNSGLVWVGLARGSALMSTSTLDVVRTLPYTFSAILFKGNYAIITGQESPNAEGRLMVLDVANPREPSVLAYSKFAGPLPLGLHIVPRTRFAVAAQDDPKKGCMMTVFVYDGSVMPTHATSSGSAPPQRTEWVPRGAATTATVGSLSSPAQLTQTPDHPNGSSIITSTPVPPAASNIGTYNAATAPIVDRATLHRGAVVKTAPDNRIDRKLAVEADRSSLVEAIAPDAQDIKSALKHLVKTTDEVRQSLVQQRSAEATLADFSRVLRGRQQWLVEQGSLTNLPVLPSAVADRIDRDYATIEGKTIATSIEQLQQLYTVALAKQQQLLHSRDAGGGNGDESRGVATSLPAESSARVLRMSSSTVLTSPLVLGSNAKDEQHDLLGSCVVGDAAAAGSGHHQPGVHPVEDGKLPEGCSPSQSGISVPGSGSRDAALPPWALQLASTLQRERALHSQQLNALQLQMERLVERNTALSAAFARLQAHVAALGQQGLALAMGAESTGSTTAGSEKSPLSFSLQRRQPSQAHQLSQPSSRQYKVTAALFAKLSHGQYHKPKYVRRSTDLLVKAMDEVVRLAQSLRGSSGDRDALGGILAMAHSITGTAGTDSFDDPDGSADTAPHTQPPCIDDASLSPTSPPVVLPLEAPLSAEEVSDTRGEQSSSTAVDVALFEHPLTSLLGVCSMAEVELRNLVERNAEVASLWARLQSIRSQPRDADSGHHIMEQHATSAGPVADVTADNAKAVEGQLPLRVPIAGAAADASVAGATPALLTGLMTARVLQAVCWAECAQTVLHELTHAGSMNNIFLAGCVHNAIISPHATTVGRCGGRASSGVRGQGPLEVLGYESTQEQSMVLAKVSQMSKSATLELLNTSRIREELQQQRCLGEGKEGINGAAAFAKSDFRLHRLPGALRWSLTALRLLFLFVSDAEAHLLASGSHADDSEASRAAAKVARAAGGSRKTSAIPRGGDDAAATGALSAVAVAMTHWAMFLLNLQADLTAVHHAARLYHAWRWGPSALSLTAAATSSPPHRTGGAVHDRAGTARSGGLGVSAHSQTTEDACGPVSIGAPAASDSLASLAASLSTKGKLLLLYMQWHFPGFATTSTDRAVAPAGSANTLPGSLATVSSSLSTVGLPALFRPAEDNDIATSAAAVASCSASECSRLLGDTVVQARQLLSRARLLLGYTHAIRARALMALGESRDKAVVQVIASFALTAAPDLDARVPTEQERAFLRS; translated from the coding sequence ATGAACTCCAATGATGCTGTCTCTAGTGTGGTCTACCGAGCAACGGTGCCTAGCAGCATCCGGGCGATAGCCATGGACCCGGTCGAGCCAGTGGTGTGGGTCGCTGTCGGCGATGATCCGCTCGCGGCGTTGCGCCTCAGTGGACGCGAGCTGATACACTCAAAGTCCGTGAAAGATATTGAGCAGGTGCACTGCATGGCGGTAGTGCGGATCGCTGAGGAGCGGGCGACCACCTTCAAGTCCGACTCGACGTCACCGTGCGCGACGAGGACGTTGCCGAAGGCCGCAAGAGCAGGTAAGCGGAAGAAAGGCGGTCGCAACAGCTCTGGCATCCGAAAGTCTGGGAAGCTGCGCGCTGGTAGTAGCGCCCTTCTGGGTCGCAGTCTCGGcaatggcggtggcggcgaggcggacATGGGGAATCCCtggagcagcgacgacgatgacgactaCGGCGATGACGCGACGACCAGCGCCAGCCCGTTGGGCCACGAGAGGCAAGGCGTCCGATTCTCCAACTATTTATGGTGTGGCCTGAGCCGCGGCCACGTGGCGGTAGTGAATATGTCGAACCTGGAGTACCAACTCATCCACAACGCCCACAACCAGACCATTAACAAGATGTGGTACTGGGAAGCGTGCAACAAAGTGTGGACGGCTGGGCGCGAGAAGGGCGTGAATGTCTGGGatccgcagcggcgcgtcgtACTGAAGCGGCGCAACATCGCCGCCATTCTGACCGACGCGACCTACGCCGAGTCGACTGGCAAGGTGTTCGCGGTTGCCGGCGacgcctgcgtgcgtgtgtttgaGCCCAGCGGCGAGAACGTGAATGTCCCCAAAGGGCAGGAGAACCGCATCCGCATGAAGCTGGATGCCTGGGTGATTCAGTACCACCGCAACTCTGGCCTCGTCTGGGTGGGCCTCGCGCGCGGCAGCGCCCTCATGAGTACGAGTACCCTAGATGTGGTGCGCACGCTCCCGTATACCTTCAGTGCCATTCTGTTCAAAGGCAATTACGCTATCATTACTGGACAGGAGTCGCCAAATGCGGAGGGACGACTGATGGTGCTGGACGTGGCGAACCCCAGAGAGCCCTCCGTTCTGGCGTACAGCAAGTTTGCcggccccctcccactcGGCCTTCACATTGTCCCCCGCACCCGCttcgcggtggcggcgcaggatgACCCGAAGAAGGGCTGCATGATGACCGTGTTCGTGTACGACGGCTCGGTCATGCCGACGCACGCGACATCGTCTGGCAGCGCACCCCCGCAGCGGACCGAGTGGGTGccacgaggagcagcgacgacggcgactgTCGGCAGCCTCTCGTCCCCTGCGCAGCTTACCCAGACACCAGATCATCCCaatggcagcagcatcatAACATCTACGCCAGTACCACCGGCGGCGAGCAACATCGGCACGTACAACGCGGCCACCGCTCCCATAGTAGACAGAGCCACGCTGCACCGAGGGGCTGTGGTGAAGACCGCGCCGGACAACCGCATCGACCGCAAgctggcggtggaggcggatcGATCCTCACTGGTGGAGGCGATCGCGCCGGATGCCCAGGACATCAAAAGCGCTCTGAAACACCTTGTCAAGACGACGGACGAGGTGCGGCAGTCTCTGGTTCAGCAGCGCTCCGCGGAGGCAACACTGGCCGACTTCAGCCGTGTGTTGCGTGGGCGACAGCAGTGGCTCGTGGAGCAGGGCTCGCTCACGAACCTTCCCGTGCTGCCGAGCGCTGTGGCAGACCGCATCGATCGCGACTACGCCACTATCGAAGGAAAGACCATTGCCACGTCCAtcgagcagcttcagcagctgtACACTGTGGCACtggcaaagcagcagcagttactgcacagcagagacgccggcggcggcaatggTGACGAGAGCAGGGGGGTGGCGACGAGTCTTCCAGCGGAGTCATCTGCGCGGGTGCTGCGGATGTCGTCATCGACGGTGCTCACGTCGCCTCTTGTGCTCGGCAGCAACGCTAAAGACGAGCAGCATGACCTTCTTGGCAGTTGTGTGgtcggcgacgcggcggcggccggaAGCGGGCACCATCAGCCTGGCGTGCATCCTGTGGAGGACGGCAAGTTGCCTGAGGgctgctctccttcgcaGAGCGGGATTTCCGTTCCTGGCTCAGGGTCAAGGGATGCAGCGCTCCCTCCGTGGGCACTGCAGCTCGCCTCCACATTGCAGCGGGAGCGTGCACTgcactcgcagcagctgaacgCGCTACAGCTCCAGATGGAGCGCCTCGTCGAGCGCAACACGGCTCTCTCCGCTGCCTTTGCTCGCCTTCAAGCccacgtggcggcgctggggcAGCAGGGGCTGGCCTTGGCGATGGGCGCTGAGTCTACGggcagcaccacagccggGTCGGAGAAGTCACCACTGAGCTtttcgctgcagcgccgccagccaTCACAGGCGCACCAGCTTTCCCAGCCATCATCACGACAGTACAAGGTTACTGCGGCATTGTTCGCAAAGCTTAGCCACGGCCAGTACCACAAACCGAAGTACGTGCGCCGATCCACCGACCTTCTTGTGAAGGCGATggacgaggtggtgcgaCTCGCGCAGAGTCTCCGTGGTTCCAGTGGGGATCGCGACGCGCTGGGAGGCATCCTGGCTATGGCCCACTCAATAACAGGTACGGCAGGAACCGACAGCTTTGACGATCCAGATGGCAGCGCCGACACGGCTccgcacacgcagccgcCCTGCATCGATGACGCATCCCTGTCGCCGACCTCGCCGCCTGTAGTGCTGCCGCTAGAGGCGCCGTTGTCAGCAGAAGAGGTGTCCGACACGCGGGGCGAGcagagcagctccaccgctgtCGATGTCGCTCTATTTGAACACCCTCTCACTTCTTTGCTGGGCGTGTGCTCgatggcggaggtggagctgcgtAACCTGGTAGAGCGCAATGCGGAGGTGGCTTCGCTTTGGGCGCGTCTGCAGAGCATCCGCTCCCAACCGCGAGACGCAGACAGCGGCCATCATATTATGGAGCAGCacgccacctctgctggCCCCGTCGCCGATGTGACCGCTGACAACGCCAAGGCCGTGGAGGGCCAGCTGCCGCTACGCGTTCCTATCGCAGGCGCCGCGGCCGACGCGAGTGTGGCCGGGGCAACGCCTGCGCTGCTCACCGGACTCATGACGGCGCGCGTTTTGCAAGCTGTATGCTGGGCAGAGTGTGCGCAGACAGTTCTGCACGAGTTGACACACGCGGGGAGCATGAACAACATCTTCCTCGCCGGCTGCGTACACAACGCTATCATCTCGCCCCACGCAACGACCGTTGGCAGGTGTGGCGGGAGAGCTTCGTCTGGGGTGCGGGGGCAAGGGCCACTGGAGGTGCTTGGCTACGAGTCTACGCAGGAGCAGTCGATGGTGCTCGCGAAGGTCAGTCAAATGAGCAAGTCGGCCACACTCGAGCTTTTGAATACGTCGCGGATTcgtgaggagctgcagcaacaacggTGTCTTGGCGAGGGCAAGGAGGGGATcaacggcgctgcggccTTCGCGAAGAGCGACTTTCGGTTGCATCGCCTTCCAGGCGCTCTGCGCTGGTCGCTGAcggcactgcggctgctcttcctctttgtgtCAGACGCGGAGGCACATCTGCTCGCTAGTGGCAGCCACGCCGACGACAGTGAGGCGTCTAGGGCAGCCGCCAAGGTAGCGCGTGCAGCAGGGGGGAGCCGAAAGACGAGCGCCATCCCCAGGGGCGGTGATGACGCGGCCGCTACCGGGGCTCTGTCAGCGGTTGCTGTGGCCATGACGCACTGGGCAATGTTTCTGCTGAACCTCCAAGCTGACCTGACAGCCGTGCACCACGCAGCACGACTCTACCACGCCTGGCGCTGGGGACCGTCCGCCCTTTctctcaccgccgctgctacgtcgtcgccgccacaccGGACTGGCGGTGCGGTTCATGACCGCGCAGGCACGGCGCGCAGTGGTGGGCTCGGTGTGAGTGCGCATAGCCAGACCACAGAAGATGCGTGTGGGCCGGTCTCCATCGGCGCCCCCGCCGCCTCAGACTccctcgcttctctcgcGGCGTCCCTCAGCACCAAAGGTAAACTGTTACTGCTCTATATGCAATGGCATTTCCCTGGCTTTGCCACCACGTCCACCGACCGTGCCGTTGCACCGGCAGGCAGCGCGAACACGCTGCCGGGGTCGCTGGCTACGGTCTCCTCATCACTGTCGACCGTTGGCCTGCCAGCCCTCTTCAGGCCTGCAGAGGACAACGACAtcgccacctctgcagcggcggtggcgtcgtgCAGTGCTTCCGAGTGCTCTCGCTTGCTGGGCGACACTGTGGTGCAGgcgaggcagctgctgagccgTGCGCGACTCCTACTTGGATACACCCACGCCATCCGAGCACGCGCCTTGATGGCGCTGGGGGAGAGCCGGGACAAGGCAGTGGTACAGGTGATCGCGTCCTTCGCGTTAACAGCTGCCCCCGACCTGGATGCCCGTGTCCCGACGGAGCAGGAGAGGGCCTTCCTGCGTAGTtga
- a CDS encoding hypothetical protein (TriTrypDB/GeneDB-style sysID: LpmP.13.0440) yields MEKVVLTTYRKLYKMCRRVDTSVAMRTQLMCCPLQVYDHRMMEWQPFNISEMKWAESRTFLDALIRRLNNGSPQYIPPLPQETMRAVEAYREQCASMYTTATKVNGDAVASGEGAPTATSSATEDAGAAEASAASRSSTASLGGARGTTVPLCVLPYSTLTVALRQIYEATPFSMSNITNAFAAVKELQYVCDLDSAGKAKMATMGAASSSTSSSKASDVAQLQRALEVMPLHNSLIHGLNEDQRVSLHRQTRRAKKRSSSSCDNDNPTATVAAATSGAAMTPEPPTAAGNAFDGAPEMEGEDDVGSMAERSVKVDFTSLPVERRAPSGEELSDILSAQGEVTEEPKEVQLLLSHPTARGFFRRTVLLMVRHVMHESAALVLNKPLRNEEGVEMSVEATVRLGRVHPIFRRHLTQHTLMIGGPVMSGSSFDESIFLLHRVPDVPHALPLGSNLWLDGDLDALMAKLDAGEASAEADIVVLCGFAGWGFDQLRGELGHGYWVVASAPSGDASVGAFVMSLARTTAGQDQTQQDQQAPNTGAATASSSVSEKEPVEVADATSAGPASDFAEQKRTGAPAHEDTVKPEEGIRAEAQHAADEAASRAIKFIKRRRRRAAGFGKVQRHIETLSWVRAYASVGQPYADMATNQKAFADDDDFQE; encoded by the coding sequence ATGGAGAAGGTAGTGCTTACTACGTACCGCAAGCTGTACAAAATGTGCCGCCGCGTCGACACCAGTGTGGCGATGCGGACGCAGCTCATGTGCTGCCCCTTGCAGGTGTACGACCATCGTATGATGGAATGGCAGCCGTTCAACATTAGCGAAATGAAGTGGGCCGAGTCACGCACCTTCTTGGATGCGTTGATTCGGCGACTGAACAATGGTAGTCCACAATACATCCCGCCGCTTCCGCAGGAGACGATGCGGGCGGTGGAGGCGTACAGAGAGCAATGTGCGTCCATGTACACAACGGCAACAAAGGTAAATGGCGATGCAGTCGCCAGCGGCGAAGGTGCACCTACCGCTACCTCCTCCGCAACAGAAGATGCCGGGGCTGCCGaggcctctgctgcttcccgctcctccaccgcatCACTGGGTGGTGCACGTGGCACCACCGTACCGTTATGCGTGCTGCCCTACAGTACCTTGACAGTGGCTCTTCGGCAGATCTATGAGGCTACTCCGTTCTCTATGAGCAACATCACCAACGCCTTCGCAGCGGTCAAGGAGCTGCAGTACGTCTGCGACCTGGATAGCGCGGGAAAGGCGAAGATGGCGACGATGGGCGCTGCGTCGTCCTCAACGTCGTCTTCGAAGGCTTCTGAtgtggcacagctgcagcgagcaCTGGAGGTGATGCCGCTGCACAACTCTCTCATTCACGGCCTCAACGAAGATCAACGAGTCTCGCTACACCGCCAAACGCGCCGCGCGAAgaagcgctcctcctcgtcgtgcGATAACGACAATCCAACGGCGACGGTTGCGGCTGCAACCTCAGGGGCAGCAATGACTCCTGAACCACCCACGGCTGCGGGAAACGCTTTCGACGGCGCACCTGAGATGGAGGGGGAGGATGATGTAGGTAGTATGGCGGAGAGGAGCGTAAAGGTGGACTTCACAAGCCTGCcggtggagagaagggcacCGTCCGGCGAGGAGCTGAGCGACATCCTCTCCGCTCAGGGAGAGGTGACGGAAGAGCccaaggaggtgcagctgcttctttCTCATCCCACCGCACGCGGCTTTTTCCGGCGCACCGTTCTACTCATGGTGCGCCACGTCATGCACGAGTCCGCGGCTCTTGTGCTCAACAAGCCGCTTCGcaacgaggagggggtggagatgTCCGTCGAGGCGACGGTTCGGCTGGGCCGCGTGCATCCAATCTTTCGCCGACACCTGACGCAGCACACACTGATGATCGGAGGCCCGGTCATGTCCGGCAGCTCCTTTGACGAGAGCAtcttccttctccaccgAGTGCCTGACGTCCCGCACGCGCTGCCACTCGGGTCAAACCTGTGGCTGGACGGCGACCTCGACGCCCTCATGGCGAAGCTGGATGCGGGGGAGGCTTCTGCGGAAGCGGACATTGTCGTCTTGTGCGGCTTTGCGGGGTGGGGCTTTGACCAGCTCAGGGGTGAGCTGGGCCATGGCTACTGGGTGGTGGCCAGCGCCCCGAGCGGGGACGCATCGGTCGGTGCGTTTGTGATGTCCCTGGCCCGCACGACAGCGGGCCAGGACCAGACCCAGCAGGATCAGCAGGCACCCAACACcggtgccgccactgctTCCTCTTCGGTGAGTGAGAAAGAGCCTGTAGAAGTCGCAGATGCCACATCGGCCGGCCCCGCGAGTGACTTTGCTGAGCAGAAGCGAACAGGGGCGCCAGCGCACGAAGACACAGTAAAGCCGGAGGAGGGTATTCGTGCTGAAGCGCAGCACGCAGCCGACGAAGCGGCGTCACGGGCGATTAAGTTCATCaagcgccgtcgtcgtcgtgccgCCGGGTTCGGTAAGGTGCAGAGACACATCGAGACTCTCTCGTGGGTCCGTGCGTATGCGTCGGTGGGGCAGCCGTATGCAGACATGGCCACCAATCAGAAGGCCTTTGCCGACGATGACGACTTCCAGGAGTAG
- a CDS encoding 40S ribosomal protein S12, putative (TriTrypDB/GeneDB-style sysID: LpmP.13.0460) has product MTTMAEETARVEVSAVEENVMNDVTPESLEDAVRIVIQKSLEANGLVRGLSEVARALDCKTAHMCILADDCEDEEYKKLVTALAKQGNIDLINVEERMKLAQWAGLARRDVTGEVTKTLKCSSVAIRDFGERTKALDYLLSQLH; this is encoded by the coding sequence atGACCACAATGGCTGAGGAAACCGCTCGTGTTGAAGTCTCTGCGGTCGAGGAGAACGTCATGAACGATGTCACCCCGGAAAGCCTGGAGGATGCTGTCCGCATTGTGATCCAGAAGTCGCTCGAGGCCAACGGTCTCGTCCGCGGCCTCTCCGAGGTGGCCCGCGCCCTGGACTGCAAGACTGCGCACATGTGCATTCTGGCTGATGACTGCGAAGATGAGGAGTACAAGAAACTTGTCACCGCGCTCGCCAAGCAAGGCAACATCGATCTGATCAACGTCGAGGAGCGCATGAAGCTGGCCCAATGGGCAGGCCTCGCTCGCCGCGATGTGACCGGTGAGGTGACCAAGACTCTCAAGTGCTCCTCTGTTGCCATTCGCGACTTCGGTGAGCGCACAAAGGCTCTGGACTACCTACTGTCTCAGCTGCACTAA